Sequence from the Crassostrea angulata isolate pt1a10 chromosome 9, ASM2561291v2, whole genome shotgun sequence genome:
TAGATACGACCGTCAAATGTCCAGAAGCTGAGGATTGACTTGCGTTTTTTAGCCTCAATAAGTTTGGAGACAATGGATTGTCTGTACCTTGTCAGATCTTCTGTTATAAAGATTTTGTCACTGTTGCTTTTCAATTCCTTTTTAGCActgaaaactttattttttgctttCCATGTTTTGAATTTACAGATAATTTGGAGTTTGTTATTTCTGTTTGGTCGACCTATTGGGTGGGACCGGTCAATATCATCAGATGTTATTGTGACtcccattttttcacagatgctGATTACAGCGGATTCCGTATCTGTGTTTCCCTCATCAGTTCCAGGTTTGGGGACATTGTGAAATCTCAAGGATGTGCGACGGCCATATTGTTCCAAGTTGTCCAGGTCGTATTCAAGATCATCAACTCTTTGTTGTAATTCAGACTTGCTTTTCTTCAGTATTTCTATTTCATCGTTTTGTTCTTCGATGTCGTTTTGCTGTTCTTTGACTGAATTAATTAGTGGTTGGATGCAACTTTGGACAATTAGTTGAATTTGAGGGGCAATTGCTGCAGCTATGAGAGGTGTAAAAGCCC
This genomic interval carries:
- the LOC128164135 gene encoding uncharacterized protein LOC128164135 yields the protein MQSSVYALDSKRKRSVELSFTEHQSTSRRRIKSSLSLSDIYNSSLEMASNDKQGIPIPSSSILSPWPPTSTGILSSSPDPTTNVTIVGPKGEIKTSVLNDLIVKSINSQAFIGAFTPLIAAAIAPQIQLIVQSCIQPLINSVKEQQNDIEEQNDEIEILKKSKSELQQRVDDLEYDLDNLEQYGRRTSLRFHNVPKPGTDEGNTDTESAVISICEKMGVTITSDDIDRSHPIGRPNRNNKLQIICKFKTWKAKNKVFSAKKELKSNSDKIFITEDLTRYRQSIVSKLIEAKKRKSILSFWTFDGRIYIKMEQNGEKLEVTSLDEINRLFNR